In bacterium, the following proteins share a genomic window:
- a CDS encoding glycosyltransferase family 9 protein, whose translation MTHPHADHRRILLIRRKALGDALVCLPAVTAVAEAWPRARIDLVIDRPLAGLFRELAGNVNVLEYPHVGGEPWYPWLRRQHYDLVVDWLGSPRTALWTALSGARVRVGYDLPGRRWAYNLRVPRNRAGAHALRGFAGEAFLDPLRVLGLEPMPWTPGRSLERPALELAADSAFRSWLREWDARPTGPGAVVLVMSATWSAKAWPARHVAGLWLQLRAAGVRAVLAPGPGDGPLVGELATLLPGDAFAPPSSLAEMAALLRRADLFVGTDNGLRHLAALLGLPTVTVFGPTDPAGWNPPGPRHVSVRTGEACSPCDLTTCPVAGRPCLENLGPGPVAAAALALLAARGAAGLPGSAPGPETGKAQHC comes from the coding sequence ATGACGCATCCACACGCCGATCACCGCCGGATCCTGTTGATCAGGCGCAAGGCGCTGGGGGATGCGCTCGTCTGCCTGCCCGCCGTCACGGCCGTAGCCGAGGCCTGGCCGCGTGCGCGCATCGACCTGGTGATCGACCGGCCGCTGGCCGGCCTGTTTCGCGAACTGGCGGGCAACGTCAATGTCCTGGAGTATCCCCACGTGGGCGGCGAACCATGGTATCCGTGGCTGCGCCGGCAGCACTACGACCTGGTCGTGGATTGGCTGGGCAGCCCGCGCACGGCCCTGTGGACGGCGCTGTCGGGGGCCCGCGTTCGCGTCGGCTACGACCTGCCGGGACGTCGCTGGGCCTACAACCTGCGTGTGCCCCGCAACCGGGCCGGCGCGCACGCCCTGCGCGGCTTTGCCGGCGAGGCCTTCCTGGATCCGTTGCGTGTCCTGGGGCTGGAGCCGATGCCCTGGACGCCGGGCCGGAGCCTCGAACGACCGGCGCTCGAATTGGCGGCTGATTCGGCATTCCGGAGCTGGCTGCGGGAATGGGATGCGCGCCCGACCGGCCCCGGTGCGGTGGTCCTCGTGATGAGCGCCACCTGGAGCGCCAAGGCCTGGCCCGCCCGCCATGTGGCGGGGTTGTGGCTTCAGCTGCGGGCCGCCGGGGTTCGTGCGGTGCTGGCGCCGGGTCCGGGCGATGGGCCCCTGGTCGGGGAGTTGGCCACCCTGCTGCCGGGTGATGCCTTCGCGCCGCCGTCATCGCTGGCGGAGATGGCGGCGCTGCTGAGGCGAGCCGACCTTTTCGTCGGCACCGACAACGGCTTGCGCCACCTGGCCGCCCTGCTGGGACTGCCCACGGTGACCGTTTTCGGGCCGACCGATCCGGCGGGCTGGAACCCGCCGGGGCCACGCCACGTTTCCGTTCGCACGGGTGAGGCCTGCTCGCCCTGCGACCTGACCACCTGCCCCGTCGCAGGCCGGCCGTGCCTGGAGAACCTCGGTCCCGGGCCGGTCGCGGCCGCGGCCCTTGCGCTCCTTGCGGCGCGGGGAGCGGCCGGACTGCCGGGGTCGGCGCCGGGACCCGAAACTGGAAAGGCACAGCATTGCTGA
- a CDS encoding DUF3108 domain-containing protein — MPTGIAPTVYGPGERMVFEISYGPVTAGEGILETMGTVDHMGRTCYHVQSTANSNRFFSSIYKVRDKIVTYIDVADLSSAYFYKRLREGDYKKTLEIEFDREAGMARYGDGHAMAVPAGIQDELSAFYYVRNLDLEAGRDLVLPAHTSRRNYNMKVIVHGRETVEVPAGKFDCFVVEPVLEGEGLFKHDGRITLYISADARRVPVLMKTKVPVGSIDVALKEYRAGVPLKQR; from the coding sequence ATGCCGACCGGAATCGCACCCACTGTCTACGGCCCCGGCGAACGGATGGTCTTCGAGATCAGCTATGGACCGGTGACCGCCGGCGAGGGCATTCTGGAGACGATGGGAACAGTCGATCACATGGGGCGGACGTGCTACCATGTGCAGAGCACGGCGAACAGCAATCGCTTCTTCTCGTCGATCTACAAGGTGCGCGACAAGATCGTCACCTACATCGATGTGGCCGACCTGAGCAGCGCCTATTTCTACAAGCGGCTGCGCGAGGGCGACTACAAGAAGACGCTGGAGATCGAGTTCGATCGCGAGGCGGGCATGGCCCGTTACGGCGACGGCCATGCCATGGCCGTGCCTGCGGGTATCCAGGACGAGCTGTCGGCCTTCTACTACGTGCGGAACCTGGACCTGGAAGCCGGGCGCGACCTGGTGCTGCCGGCCCACACGTCGCGCCGGAACTACAACATGAAGGTCATCGTCCACGGCCGGGAGACCGTCGAGGTCCCGGCGGGGAAGTTCGATTGCTTCGTCGTCGAGCCGGTGCTCGAAGGCGAAGGGCTGTTCAAGCACGACGGACGCATCACGCTCTACATCAGCGCCGATGCGCGGCGCGTGCCGGTGCTGATGAAGACCAAGGTGCCGGTCGGATCGATCGATGTCGCATTGAAGGAGTACCGGGCCGGCGTACCGCTCAAGCAGCGCTGA
- a CDS encoding glycosyltransferase family 39 protein, with protein sequence MTPDHRRSPFVPPADWLADVDAPNEGAPGAGFLLGMTLLAAVPRLLGLRAQSLWVDEILTWQAIRPGIGLDFWEQLHDTIQGPLYTAIAWLLVRLGDPELMMRLPMAVAGILTIPAFGILAGRLLDGRSARLAVLLLAINPFHVWYSQEGRGYAFLMFFAVLAALAYLDLAAGRLRRRHITAFIAAVSACILSNLSGLFLWGAMALAMIFVDRPRLGRDRLLVALAFGGVLLVTMPWLLQATGIWAVDRIVPGMATGEALRGETTFSLAALPYTLLTFFYGYSLGPSLAELHRPDRMALIRSALPLLAIAGLAVGVALVGGLGRRPDRVRARLLFWILVPVAVLVLLAMRNVKPWNPRYVSVVLPLVLLLAARGLVRLPRMVGALSATVLLALTVWSLGAARSDLRYAREDVREAVRVVSAAAAPGDAVLVPVVSNVYEFYDDGRLPLLGTLGRPALAGPEQADAFCAEVLTGRNRCWVVLAREWYFDPHGELPTALARLGTLRLVAQPAGTRIFAWERSATGGTAHGG encoded by the coding sequence ATGACCCCTGACCATCGCCGTTCGCCGTTCGTGCCGCCTGCCGACTGGCTGGCCGATGTCGACGCTCCCAACGAAGGCGCACCCGGTGCCGGTTTCCTGCTGGGAATGACCCTGCTGGCCGCCGTACCGCGCCTGCTGGGCCTGCGCGCCCAGTCCCTGTGGGTCGATGAGATCCTCACCTGGCAGGCGATCCGCCCCGGCATCGGCCTCGACTTCTGGGAACAGCTGCACGACACGATCCAGGGCCCGCTCTATACGGCGATTGCCTGGCTGCTCGTACGCCTGGGCGATCCCGAGTTGATGATGCGGTTGCCGATGGCCGTCGCCGGGATCCTGACCATACCGGCGTTCGGCATCCTCGCCGGCCGCCTTCTGGACGGGCGCTCGGCCCGGTTGGCGGTACTGCTGCTGGCCATCAACCCGTTCCATGTCTGGTACAGCCAGGAGGGACGCGGCTACGCGTTCCTGATGTTCTTCGCCGTGCTCGCGGCGCTTGCCTACCTGGACCTGGCGGCCGGACGGCTGCGGCGTCGCCACATCACGGCCTTCATCGCGGCGGTCTCGGCCTGCATCCTCAGCAACCTGTCCGGCTTGTTCCTGTGGGGCGCGATGGCGCTGGCGATGATCTTCGTCGACCGGCCGCGGCTCGGGCGCGATCGCCTTCTGGTGGCGCTGGCCTTCGGGGGCGTGCTGCTGGTGACCATGCCCTGGCTGCTGCAGGCCACGGGGATCTGGGCGGTGGACCGCATCGTGCCGGGGATGGCGACCGGCGAAGCGTTGCGGGGAGAGACAACGTTCTCCCTGGCCGCGTTGCCCTACACCCTGCTGACGTTTTTCTACGGTTACAGCCTGGGCCCGTCGCTGGCCGAACTGCACCGGCCCGATCGCATGGCGCTCATTCGCTCGGCATTGCCGTTGCTGGCGATCGCGGGGTTGGCCGTCGGCGTGGCGCTGGTGGGCGGCCTCGGCCGTCGCCCCGACCGCGTACGGGCGCGGCTGCTTTTCTGGATCCTGGTGCCCGTTGCGGTGCTGGTCCTGCTGGCGATGCGCAACGTGAAGCCGTGGAACCCGCGCTATGTCTCGGTCGTGCTGCCCCTCGTGCTGTTGCTGGCCGCCCGCGGCCTCGTCCGGCTGCCTCGCATGGTCGGTGCGTTGTCGGCTACGGTGCTGCTGGCCCTGACGGTGTGGTCGCTGGGCGCCGCGCGGTCGGACCTGCGCTACGCACGGGAGGACGTGCGCGAGGCGGTGCGCGTGGTCTCGGCGGCGGCCGCGCCGGGCGATGCCGTACTGGTGCCCGTGGTGTCGAACGTCTACGAATTCTACGACGACGGCCGGTTGCCGCTGCTCGGTACACTCGGGCGCCCGGCACTGGCCGGCCCGGAACAGGCCGATGCGTTCTGTGCCGAAGTGCTGACCGGTCGCAATCGCTGCTGGGTGGTGCTCGCCCGCGAGTGGTACTTCGACCCGCACGGCGAGTTGCCGACCGCGCTGGCGCGGCTGGGGACGTTGCGCCTCGTGGCGCAGCCGGCAGGCACGCGGATCTTCGCCTGGGAACGGTCAGCGACAGGCGGGACTGCGCATGGCGGCTGA
- a CDS encoding sugar transferase, which translates to MAAEYFYGDRAGYERFVDTRCCAGAAPGRLYAFAKRAFDVAAALAGLFLLLPLLPFIVLLIKLETPGPVLFRQKRVGRCGRLFDCFKFRSMSIDAETRKDQLRHLNEANGAAFKIKDDPRITGVGRFLRRSSLDEFPQLLNVLRGEMSIVGPRPQIPGEVADYTPQEAQRLLVKPGLTCLWQVSGRSHLDFSEWMELDRQYVAAAGPGLDFRILVRTLPAVIQRKGAY; encoded by the coding sequence ATGGCGGCTGAGTACTTCTACGGGGATCGGGCGGGCTACGAGCGGTTCGTGGACACACGCTGTTGCGCCGGCGCTGCTCCCGGACGCCTGTACGCATTCGCCAAGCGGGCGTTCGACGTTGCGGCGGCGCTGGCCGGCCTGTTCCTCCTCCTGCCGCTGCTGCCGTTCATCGTGCTGCTGATCAAGCTGGAAACGCCAGGCCCGGTCCTGTTCCGGCAGAAGCGCGTGGGCCGCTGCGGCCGGCTCTTCGACTGCTTCAAGTTCCGTTCGATGTCGATCGATGCGGAAACACGGAAGGACCAGTTGCGCCACCTCAACGAGGCGAACGGCGCGGCCTTCAAGATCAAGGACGACCCGCGCATCACCGGTGTCGGCCGCTTCCTGAGGCGCAGCAGCCTCGACGAATTTCCCCAGCTGTTGAACGTGCTGCGCGGCGAGATGTCGATCGTCGGCCCGCGGCCGCAGATCCCGGGCGAAGTCGCCGACTACACGCCGCAGGAAGCCCAGCGACTGCTGGTGAAGCCCGGCCTGACCTGCCTGTGGCAGGTGTCCGGGCGCAGTCATCTCGACTTCAGCGAATGGATGGAACTGGATCGCCAGTACGTGGCGGCCGCAGGTCCGGGCCTGGACTTCCGGATCCTCGTCCGTACGCTGCCGGCGGTCATCCAGAGGAAGGGCGCGTATTGA
- the acpS gene encoding holo-ACP synthase — protein MDGTGSPVRGGRRSGPGLPDPRPYAAGGHPEEGRVLSVRGIGVDIVDVRRVEALLSRHGGRFLERCFRPSELAPAGPGSQAGCSAARVAGRWAVKEACLKALGGGIAVIPYRDIEVLRGEGGAPVVVLHGAAAAALTAGGGGRVLASLSHERETAVGMVIIEG, from the coding sequence ATGGATGGAACTGGATCGCCAGTACGTGGCGGCCGCAGGTCCGGGCCTGGACTTCCGGATCCTCGTCCGTACGCTGCCGGCGGTCATCCAGAGGAAGGGCGCGTATTGAGCGTTCGCGGCATCGGCGTCGACATCGTCGACGTACGGCGCGTGGAAGCGCTCCTGTCCAGGCACGGGGGCCGGTTCCTGGAACGGTGTTTCCGGCCGTCCGAGCTGGCGCCGGCAGGACCGGGGAGCCAGGCAGGCTGTAGCGCCGCCCGGGTCGCCGGGCGGTGGGCCGTGAAGGAAGCCTGCCTGAAGGCGCTCGGCGGCGGCATCGCCGTCATTCCTTACCGTGACATCGAGGTCCTGCGCGGCGAGGGCGGCGCGCCTGTCGTGGTCCTGCACGGAGCGGCGGCGGCGGCCCTCACCGCTGGCGGCGGCGGGCGTGTGCTGGCCAGCCTGAGCCATGAACGCGAGACGGCGGTCGGCATGGTCATCATCGAAGGTTGA
- a CDS encoding PhzF family phenazine biosynthesis protein: MELEFLLIDVFTDRPFGGSRLYLFPDGAGVADTLMQKLAMEMGAGETAFIVPPRSSAAPAAGLRVFTPSGEIPFGGHSVLGATFALDTLGRRAGDGVPFTWDLEAGRFTVERRLEEEKPVYYLTLEPPVFMGQYFQRGKVARTLGLPEDEIAITGLPCEVISTGLPIHIVPLASLESMAAINLRRREADTIARDLGFGDLFVFTCEVENPEATVHCRMFAPHFGIPEDAASGAATGALVAYLVKHRLVKCEESVRIVSEQGLEMGRPSRIVAEASVRGGQATDIRVGGSCVLVGRGRLDVS, encoded by the coding sequence ATGGAACTCGAATTCCTGCTCATCGACGTCTTCACCGACCGGCCTTTCGGAGGCAGTCGCCTGTACCTGTTCCCCGACGGGGCAGGGGTGGCCGACACCCTGATGCAGAAGCTGGCGATGGAGATGGGAGCGGGGGAGACGGCGTTCATCGTGCCGCCGCGCTCATCGGCGGCGCCGGCCGCCGGGCTGCGCGTGTTCACGCCCAGCGGCGAGATCCCGTTCGGCGGCCACTCGGTGCTGGGCGCGACCTTCGCGCTCGACACGCTGGGCCGGCGCGCGGGTGACGGTGTGCCGTTCACCTGGGATCTCGAGGCCGGCCGGTTCACGGTCGAACGGCGCCTCGAGGAAGAGAAGCCGGTCTACTACCTCACGCTGGAGCCGCCCGTCTTCATGGGGCAGTATTTCCAGCGGGGCAAGGTGGCGCGGACCCTTGGCCTTCCCGAGGACGAGATCGCCATCACCGGTTTGCCGTGCGAAGTGATTTCCACCGGGCTGCCGATCCATATCGTCCCGCTGGCTTCCCTGGAATCCATGGCGGCGATCAACCTGCGGCGCCGCGAAGCGGACACGATCGCCCGCGACCTCGGGTTCGGTGACCTGTTCGTGTTCACCTGCGAGGTGGAGAACCCCGAGGCGACGGTCCATTGCCGCATGTTCGCGCCGCATTTCGGGATTCCCGAGGACGCGGCCAGCGGCGCGGCCACGGGCGCCCTCGTGGCCTACCTCGTCAAGCACCGGCTGGTCAAGTGTGAGGAGTCGGTCCGCATCGTCAGCGAACAGGGCCTCGAAATGGGTCGCCCCAGTCGCATCGTGGCCGAGGCCTCGGTGCGCGGCGGCCAGGCTACCGATATCCGCGTCGGCGGGTCGTGCGTCCTGGTCGGACGCGGCCGGCTGGACGTTTCCTGA
- a CDS encoding acyl-CoA dehydrogenase family protein, with translation MSAMVLQTLRQVVGRELTDHRIMEMDEQDKFPMELIQKLLSPDVGLHLIFLPEDCGGLGGGARDICRVSEEMAAWDLGVATAFLAICLGTDPILVGGTPAQKQRWLSRIATEGLIVAYGVTEPEAGSNVSSLKTTADQIIDASGNVTGYRLNGAKQFITNGGVADLYTILAKTPAGPSFFAVEKGTPGLSVGKKEDKHGIRASNTTGVLLEDVEVPLDNLIGGVEGQGLKQANAVFGYTRLMVGAFGLGGGQAPLRRALAYGKTREQFGAPLVEKEGYLLKLLVDPWIDLAAGRAYMEQTALRIDEGHTELTTEGSIAKYWCTEAGNRAADAAIQALGGYGYAREYLVEKMRRDVRITTIYEGTSEIQQSIISMFRWKETVRSKGEFYGELAGRLDALAAKNGNVGAALLAASVRALNETVLAMHRAKLTRSQMVMFTFADMMTVAEVGAAFAEQAAAGADDTGVPAATLPAMSRAFARKAARQVRQGAGLCAGCLQSDGQDGSAAAAAALLESVGRLLPASSEAGLWDDMNEVGLALKALA, from the coding sequence ATGAGCGCGATGGTGCTGCAGACACTGCGGCAGGTCGTGGGTCGCGAACTGACAGACCACCGGATCATGGAGATGGACGAGCAGGACAAGTTCCCGATGGAGCTGATCCAGAAGCTGCTGTCGCCGGACGTGGGCCTGCACCTGATCTTCCTGCCGGAGGACTGCGGCGGTCTCGGGGGCGGCGCGCGCGACATCTGCCGGGTCAGCGAGGAGATGGCGGCCTGGGACCTGGGCGTGGCCACCGCGTTCCTGGCCATCTGCCTCGGCACGGACCCGATCCTGGTCGGCGGCACGCCGGCCCAGAAGCAGCGCTGGTTGTCGCGCATCGCGACCGAGGGCCTGATCGTGGCCTACGGCGTGACCGAGCCCGAGGCCGGCAGCAATGTTTCGTCACTCAAGACGACGGCCGACCAGATCATCGACGCGTCCGGCAACGTCACCGGCTACCGGCTGAACGGCGCCAAGCAGTTCATCACCAACGGCGGCGTCGCCGACCTCTACACCATCCTGGCCAAGACGCCCGCCGGCCCCAGCTTCTTCGCCGTGGAAAAGGGCACCCCTGGCCTGTCGGTCGGCAAGAAGGAGGACAAGCACGGCATCCGCGCCTCGAACACGACGGGCGTGCTGCTGGAAGACGTCGAAGTGCCGCTCGACAACCTGATCGGCGGCGTCGAGGGCCAGGGCCTGAAGCAGGCGAACGCCGTCTTCGGCTACACGCGGTTGATGGTGGGCGCCTTCGGGCTGGGTGGCGGGCAGGCGCCTTTGCGCCGCGCGCTCGCCTACGGCAAGACCCGCGAGCAGTTCGGTGCGCCGCTGGTCGAGAAGGAAGGCTACCTCCTGAAGCTGCTGGTCGATCCGTGGATCGACCTGGCCGCCGGCCGCGCCTACATGGAACAGACGGCGCTGCGCATCGACGAAGGCCACACCGAGCTTACCACCGAGGGCTCCATCGCCAAGTACTGGTGCACCGAGGCCGGCAACCGCGCGGCGGATGCCGCGATCCAGGCGCTCGGCGGCTACGGCTACGCGCGCGAGTACCTGGTGGAGAAGATGCGGCGCGACGTTCGCATCACGACGATCTACGAGGGCACCAGCGAGATCCAGCAGAGCATCATCTCGATGTTCCGCTGGAAGGAGACGGTGCGCTCGAAGGGCGAATTCTACGGCGAACTGGCCGGCAGGCTGGATGCGCTCGCGGCGAAGAACGGGAACGTGGGCGCCGCGCTGCTGGCGGCTTCGGTGCGCGCGCTCAACGAGACCGTGCTCGCCATGCATCGGGCCAAGCTGACGCGCAGCCAGATGGTGATGTTCACCTTCGCCGACATGATGACCGTGGCCGAGGTCGGTGCTGCCTTTGCGGAACAGGCTGCCGCGGGCGCCGACGACACCGGGGTGCCGGCGGCAACCCTGCCGGCCATGAGCCGCGCCTTCGCCCGCAAGGCTGCCCGACAGGTGCGGCAGGGCGCCGGCCTGTGTGCGGGTTGCCTGCAGTCCGACGGACAGGACGGTTCCGCGGCGGCGGCCGCGGCGTTGCTCGAATCCGTCGGCCGCCTGTTGCCGGCGTCGAGCGAAGCCGGACTGTGGGACGACATGAACGAAGTGGGCCTGGCGCTCAAGGCGCTGGCTTGA
- a CDS encoding tetratricopeptide repeat protein: MTEPMSDLELRIAACRQRCTEAPASRAFIPLADLLRQAGRTEEALSILEAGLARHPRAVGALVTLARCLAGVGRTTQAAEVGGRILELDPDNLVALEILGEEEQRRGDLVAAIGHYERLAQLEPADRHWTTELGRLREQRLASAAAAAGDAEGGFATLTLVNLYLAQGYRQKAETLLRRLADERPGDAVVRGRLAELVGADDDPGAPVERAAPPALPRLGPGAGDKREQSREQFAMWIERLKAERGATP, encoded by the coding sequence TTGACTGAGCCAATGTCCGACCTGGAACTGCGGATTGCCGCCTGCCGGCAGCGCTGCACCGAGGCGCCGGCTTCGCGGGCGTTCATCCCGCTGGCCGACCTGCTTCGCCAGGCGGGCCGCACCGAAGAGGCGCTGTCCATCCTCGAGGCGGGACTGGCCAGGCATCCGCGGGCTGTCGGCGCGTTGGTGACCCTGGCGCGCTGTCTGGCCGGCGTGGGCCGGACGACGCAGGCGGCAGAAGTCGGTGGCCGGATCCTCGAACTGGACCCGGACAACCTCGTGGCGCTGGAGATCCTCGGCGAGGAGGAGCAGAGGCGCGGCGACCTGGTGGCGGCGATCGGGCACTATGAGCGCCTGGCCCAACTGGAACCCGCCGATCGCCACTGGACCACGGAACTGGGCCGGTTGCGGGAGCAGCGCCTGGCGAGCGCCGCAGCGGCCGCAGGCGACGCCGAGGGCGGTTTCGCGACGTTGACCCTGGTCAACCTGTACCTGGCGCAGGGCTACCGCCAGAAAGCCGAGACCCTGCTGCGCCGGCTGGCCGACGAGCGCCCCGGCGATGCGGTGGTGCGGGGACGACTGGCCGAACTCGTCGGGGCCGATGACGACCCTGGCGCTCCGGTGGAGCGGGCGGCGCCGCCCGCATTGCCGCGGCTCGGGCCGGGCGCCGGCGACAAGCGCGAGCAGTCGCGCGAGCAGTTCGCCATGTGGATCGAGCGCCTGAAGGCCGAGCGGGGAGCCACGCCGTGA
- a CDS encoding 3-dehydroquinate dehydratase: MTARVHILNGPNLSRLGRREPQVYGTTTLAELSGLCAGWAAALDLELTFDQCEGEGELVSLVHRAGDQADGLILNAGAYTHTSVAVRDAVTSISIPVIEIHLSNPAAREPFRRQNLLEDVVCAGIRGFGVDSYRLALEGLAARLRS, from the coding sequence GTGACGGCGCGCGTCCATATCCTCAATGGCCCGAATCTCTCGCGGCTGGGCCGCCGTGAGCCGCAGGTGTACGGCACCACCACCCTGGCCGAATTGTCGGGGCTGTGTGCCGGCTGGGCGGCCGCGCTCGACCTGGAACTGACCTTCGACCAGTGCGAAGGGGAGGGCGAGCTCGTCTCCTTGGTCCATCGTGCCGGCGACCAGGCCGACGGCCTGATCCTCAACGCCGGAGCCTACACCCACACCTCGGTCGCCGTGCGCGACGCGGTCACCTCGATTTCGATTCCGGTTATCGAAATCCACCTGAGCAATCCCGCTGCAAGGGAACCATTTCGCCGGCAAAACCTTCTGGAGGACGTCGTTTGCGCGGGTATCCGCGGCTTCGGCGTCGACAGCTACCGGTTGGCGCTGGAGGGGTTGGCGGCCCGCCTGCGCTCCTGA
- the efp gene encoding elongation factor P, whose amino-acid sequence MADTSDFRTGFTLRFKDQLWSIVDFQHVKPGKGGAFVRTKLKNIKNGKVVEETFRAGEKVDEVRLERRAFQYLYPDGDFLVFMNTETYEQIQLHRDGLADLLLYIKESEMCTILLMEDTPLSVEPPFTVELAVKTTDPGLRGDTAQGGSKPATMETGLVVQVPLFIEEGQILKIDTRTGKYLGRV is encoded by the coding sequence GTGGCGGATACGAGTGATTTTCGCACGGGCTTCACGTTGCGGTTCAAGGACCAGCTGTGGTCGATCGTCGATTTCCAGCACGTGAAGCCGGGCAAGGGCGGCGCCTTCGTACGCACCAAGCTCAAGAACATCAAGAACGGCAAGGTCGTCGAAGAGACCTTCCGGGCCGGCGAGAAGGTCGATGAGGTGCGCCTCGAACGGCGCGCTTTCCAGTACCTTTACCCCGACGGCGACTTCCTGGTCTTCATGAACACGGAGACCTACGAGCAGATCCAGCTGCACCGTGACGGGCTGGCTGACCTGCTTCTGTACATCAAGGAAAGCGAGATGTGCACCATCCTGCTGATGGAGGACACGCCGCTTTCGGTCGAGCCCCCGTTCACCGTGGAACTGGCCGTGAAGACCACGGATCCCGGTTTGCGCGGCGACACGGCCCAGGGCGGCTCGAAACCCGCGACCATGGAGACGGGCCTGGTCGTCCAGGTTCCCCTCTTCATCGAAGAGGGCCAGATCCTGAAGATCGACACGAGGACCGGGAAATACCTGGGTCGCGTCTGA
- a CDS encoding acetyl-CoA carboxylase biotin carboxyl carrier protein, translating to MDIEKVRELVKLVEQSGIEELEIINKDTTIRIQKSPAAAVGMPAMAQLAQMAQPAPAAVIAAAPVAAPAAAPVAAAPVADPARARWKELRSPIVGTLYRAPAPTSPNFVNVGDRVSRGQPLCIIEAMKVMNEIEAEMDGVIREILVENGSPVEAEAVLFLVDPD from the coding sequence ATGGATATTGAGAAAGTCCGGGAACTGGTCAAGCTGGTCGAGCAGAGCGGTATCGAGGAACTGGAGATCATCAACAAGGACACCACGATCCGCATCCAGAAGTCGCCGGCGGCGGCGGTCGGGATGCCGGCCATGGCGCAACTGGCCCAGATGGCGCAGCCGGCCCCCGCAGCGGTGATCGCAGCGGCTCCGGTCGCGGCGCCGGCGGCGGCGCCCGTGGCGGCGGCCCCGGTCGCCGACCCGGCCCGGGCCCGCTGGAAGGAACTCCGGTCGCCCATCGTCGGCACGCTCTACCGGGCGCCGGCGCCCACGAGCCCGAATTTCGTCAACGTGGGGGACCGCGTCAGCCGCGGGCAGCCGCTTTGCATCATCGAGGCCATGAAGGTGATGAACGAGATCGAGGCGGAGATGGACGGGGTCATCCGCGAGATCCTGGTCGAGAACGGCAGCCCGGTCGAGGCCGAAGCGGTCCTGTTCCTTGTCGATCCCGACTGA